ATTAAAATAAGCCTCTCCGACGTTAAAGTTCAGTAAATTCCCTCCTCTAGGATCTGCAACTATCAACAAACTTGTCTCATCTAAATCCCAATAGTCCTTTATTGCACTACCAGGGGAACTCTCAAACTGAGATAAATATTTAATTTTCCACCCACTTTCAGTTTCTAGATTATTGAGATTTTCCTCTAAAGATTTTTTCTGATTAGGGCTTAATGTCTTAGCTAAATCAATTACTGGTGTTTTTTCTTCTGGTAGGAGATTTGGATTATTTATAGCGAAAACGGGTTTATGTGAAATTAAAACTAATATAGATAGAAATATTCCCAATAAATAGTTAATCTTTGAAGGCATAAATAAGTTTTGTCTCTTTATATTTTCGCCGATGAATAGCTTACCCGCGAATAATCCAGATTGGTTAGTAAAAAAAATAATAAAAATGGGTGGGACTATAAGTTTTTATGACTTTATGAATTTTGCATTAAATGATCCTATTAATGGTTATTACGGCAGCGGTAAAGCTGAGTTAGGCGTTCGAGGAGATTTTGTCACATCACCATCTTTATCTGATGATTTTGCTTTTTTGGTTGGTAAACAAATAGAAGATTGGTTGATTCAGTTCAAAAGTAGTTTTTTATCTAATCAGAAATTAGCTGTAACTGAATTTGGGGCTGGAGATGGAAGCTTTATGAGTGGATTAATTAAATATTTTTTAGAAAACAGCAAGAATTTTTTAGAAGGAGTTTCTTTTGTAATTATTGAACCTAATCAGGGGATGATAGAAAAACAAAAAAAAAAATTGGGGGAATTTTTAAACTTAGGTATTGATATCTTATGGAAAAGTTTGGAAGAAGTAGAGGAAAATAATATAAATGGAATAGTTCTTGCAAATGAGGTTTTAGATGCTCTGCCAGTAGAGAGAATAACCTTCTCAAAAGGGAAATTCCTTCGACAAGCAGTCTCTATAGACACAAAATCTTATAAATTATTTTTTGATGAAATGCCAATTACGAGTGAATTAGAAAAAAGTATTGAACTTGCTAAAAGTGAGTTGGGCATCACTATCCCGCCTGAAGATGCTCTTGAAGGATGGACGACAGAATGGCATATAGATAACTTAAAATGGTTAAAAGCTATATATGGAAAAATTAATAATGGTATTTTATTGATAATTGATTACGCTAAAGAAGCTAATAAATACTACACCTCTAAAAATTCTGATGGGACGATAGTTTCTTATGAAAATCAAAAAATGATGAATAATGTCTTAGATTCTCCTGGAAATTGCGATATAACATCTCATGTGTGCATAGACACTTTAATTAATGATGCTGAGACTCTTGGATTTAATACTGTTGGAATAACTAAACAAGGAGAGGCTTTGTTGGCACTTGGATTGGCAGAGAGACTTTATGGAATTCAGAAAGAATTTAAGGAGGATTTATCAAATGCCCTTTTAAGAAGAGAGGCATTACTTAGACTCGTAGATCCTCTATGCCTAGGTGATTTTAAGTGGTTTGTTTTTAAAAAGTTTAAGGAGAAGAAAATGAATATAAATTCAACCTGTTTGCGTTAAGAAAAAAACTTTAAAAATAATGAATCCTCTACGTCTTCATATATATCTACTGCACCAATTTCTTTAGGTAATATAAATCTCATTTTGCCATCACGAACTTTTTTATCGCCCATAAGTATTTTAAGAACCTCTTCTTTTTTTATTTTGGGGATCTGGGTAGGAAGATCGTAACTCCTCAAAAGATTCTTCTGTCTCTCTAATTCTTCTTTAGACCATAACCCTTTCTCAATTGCTATTTCCCCTGCAATATTCATACCAATTGATATTGCCTCACCATGTAGAAATTTGCCATATCCACATAAATTTTCAATAACGTGACCAAAAGAATGACCATAATTCAATATTGCTCTAACACCATTTTCATGCTCGTCTTGAGACACAATATGAGACTTTGTTTTTATTGAACTATTAATTATTTTAATTAGATATTCATTCTTGAGATTTATAAGCTCATTCTTGTTTTTTTCAATTTCTAAGTATTCGAAAAGTTCTTTGTCTCTTATTACTCCGTATTTTATTACTTCAGCCATGCCTGCATTAAATTCTCTTTTGGGCAAACTTTTTAAAGTTTCTGGATCAATAAAAACTGCTTTAGGTTGGTTGAAAGCTCCAATTAAATTCTTACCTTTTGGATGGTTTACTCCTGTTTTTCCTCCCACAGATGAATCAACCATTGATAATAATGTTGTTGGAATCTGAATATATTCGATACCTCTTAGCCAAGTAGCAGCTGCAAAACCGCTTACGTCTCCAACAATTCCTCCTCCAAGGGCAATAATTATTGAATTTCTATCTAATCCAAATTCAAATGCAATATCATAAATTTCACTTAAGGTTTTTAAGTTTTTATATGATTCTCCAGCCTTGATATGGAACATTTTGGCTTGAAATTGATTATCTTTTAAATTATTTAAGAATTTTTCACCATACAAATTTGATATTTCTTCATTTGAAATCACAAGTATTTTTCTATTCTTTGTTATTCCCATTTTTAAGAGTTCTTCACTGATATTATTCAGTATCCCTGCTTCTAGAGTTACTTCGTATGACTTATCACCTAATGGGACTAATATTTTTCTCTTATTCACAATTGATTACCTAGTTAAAATTTATAAATATTTGGTATTAAATATTTTATATATTAGCAAAATCTAAGCTCTAGATACTTAAAAATTCAGTTGTTAAGAATTAGAAATGGTAATAAAATCATGCTATGAGTTTAAAAAAAAATACAAACGATATTAAGAAAAATTATTCACTAGGAATAATTGGAGGTGGTCAACTGGCATTAATGTTAACCGAGGCAGCAAAAAAAAGAGATTTAGAAGTATGTGTGCAAACAAAATCTTGTGATGATCCTGCTGGATCAAAAGCAGATCATGTCATAGAAGCTGATCCTTTAAAGATAAGAGGTAATAAATCATTAATTAATGAGTGTGAAAAAATAATTTTTGAAAATGAATGGATAAAAATTGATAAATTAAATTTAATTGGCAATAACGATATTTTTGTTCCAAGCCTGAATGCAATTAAGCCATTAGTAGATAGGTTTTCTCAAAAAAAATTAATAGATAGAATGAATATCCCCTGTCCAAAATGGATAAGTATTGAAGATTTTAAAAATCTCTCGGATGAGGAAATCAATAATTGGACTTTCCCTCTAATGGCAAAATCAAATAAAGGTGGATATGACGGTAAAGGGAACAAAAAAATAAAGACAAAAGAAGATTTAGATTCTTTTTTAACTGAGAATAATTCTGATGAATGGTTAATAGAAGAATGGATAGAGTATGAAAAAGAACTGGCTCTTGTTGGCTCGAGAGATAGAACCGGTAAGATAAGATTCTTTCCAATCGTTGAGACATTCCAATTAAATCATGTTTGTGATTGGGTTCTTGCACCCGGAACAAATGAATATGATTTGAACTTATTTGCAACAAATATTTTCTCTTCAATAGTCAACGAACTTAATTACGTTGGAGTTCTAGCTATTGAATTCTTCTATGGAGATAATGGCCTTTTAATTAACGAAATAGCTCCAAGAACACATAACTCAGCTCATTTCTCTATTGAAGCTTGTACTTCAAGTCAGTTTGATCAATATGTTTGCATTTCTTCTGGGATAATGCCACCTGAAATCAAAATGAACTGTGAAGGGGCAATTATGATCAATCTACTGGGATTAAAAAAAAATTTCCCAATCTCAATGGAAACAAGAGTTAAAATGTTATCTGAAATTGAGGGTTCTAATATTCATTGTTATGGCAAATCTCGAGAAATTCTGGGAAGAAAAATGGCTCACATTACATTTTTATTAAATGGTAAAACGCATTCAGAAAGATATGATGAAGCTCAAGTTTTATTAACTATGGTAAGAGACATTTGGCCATCTCCAAATGGATAAAAAAATAAGTTAAAGTTAAGTCACTGGATCTTTGGTTAAGTTCTTCTTTATGTGCTCTGATCTGACTCTCTTTCGACATGAGGAGACTGTCGTGATGCGGTAGTAAACCGATCTTGTAATCGGAAACGAAAGCCCACTTTGAATCCTCTTCTGGCATTTCCAGGTCGATGCAGCAGAGAACTGACGGGGATCCGGTATAAGGCTTAGAATAGTTGCTATAACAGCATTCTAAGCCCTTTTATTTTATTTGATTTGAAGCCTGTCCTACCATATTGTCCTACCAATTTGCCCTACCAAGTTGTCCTACCAAGTTAATACAATGAAACAAAGCTAATTATATTAGTTAGTTTGGAATAGGAAACAGATCGAGGAAAGTCTAAATAAATAGTTTGGATTTATATTCCTATATTTATTGATATTTAGTATTACCAATGCTTTTAAGGATTTGTTGAAGTAATTTAAAAATTCCAATAGCTTTTCCTATAAAGAAAAACAATCAACTGTCCTACCAGTTACTATTCTTAGAATATAGTCGGGGTAGTAATTATTAACTTTCTTTTGGTAGGACATTATATTTAATTATTCAGAAAGATATAAAATATTAAGCTTATTGCGAATAAAATTAATCTATATATATCCTTCAATAATACAAATCCATGACCCTATAGGGGTTAATTTGAATCCTTGCTATATCGATATAAGGGTTCAGAAATTTCTGTTGAAATTTAACGGATATAACTTTTTAATAGCTTCTCTCTGTTCTTGTTTTTTTATCTCTTCAGCATCTAAGATAGGGCAGGTATTTTGATTTAGGGATGAAAAGAAAGTACTTTTGTTGAATAGTTTGGAAAGTGGTGGGAGTAGTTGGAGTTTCATTTATTGTTCATCTGGATGTTCAAGCAGTTGATCTATCTGCGACATTCTCTGTAATGAGTCATCATGTTTCCATCCAAGATTCTGATATGTCTCATTTAAATAAAATTCTAATATGAACTCCTGAAAAGGTTTGGCACCTTCATCAAATCCAAAATTGTGAGTTATAAAATTCCCATCATTAAGTGGCACTTTAACTTCTTCATTTTTTATTTTGCCTTTGACAGTATCAAAATTATTCATTAACTCATAACATAATATCCACGAATCGGTATCTGGTTCTTCTAAAAAATTAGGAGTAATTATTTGACATTCTTTTAGATAATCTTCTTCTGATAATTCAATATTAGGTTCTCCAACACAATTAAAATCATCTCGACGATTTTGAATTTCGTTGGATTGAGAATCATTAAAGAACTTAGTATTTAGAGCATCACTTACTTTGCAATAATCCATAAGAGCATGGAAAGCTCTAGGAGCCTCGCAATCAGCATCCATATCCCATAAATCAAAGATTAATGATTTAAGTTCTGTTTCTTTCATGGTTAATTTTTTGGATAAAGGATCTGTCTAAGTTCTTGTACAAGTATTCGACCTTTAGGTGATAGTTGTAATACCTGTCTCCTACGATTAGTACGATCACGATATTTAACTATTAAACCTAGTCCAGGTTTATTTAATCTATGAAATGCGCCGAGCCAATCAGTATTACGGCTTCCAGATGCACTAGAAAATTTGAGAGCTTTCTCCATATCGATCTTGTTGCAGTCATCATGGGAAGCGATATATAAAAAGCAAGCAATTACTTGGGCTGGTATTTCTTTATCAAGAATACGAAAGTGTTCAATTGCTTCCGCAAGTTTCGCCATATCAATGTCCGTTATCTCTCTAGAGAGGTCTTGATCTGTCATTCTATTGAGTGTTTGTTTAGAGGGTTGATAGGTCTTGATTATGATTAATATTCTATGTATATATTCCTTAAAAGTCTAGTTATTGCAGCTTAAATAGAATATTATTTGTAACTTAATTGAAGTCTTTTCTTGATGGTTAAGAATACACTTAAGTATGCTTCACGGGAACATTTGTTTGATGAGCTAAGTCTTTGGAAGGGCTTCCTGAGATTTTAATTCAATACACTTAGGTATAGATTAGTTTATTGTTAATAAGTCTAGTCAGGGCTTCTTAACTTGAATATTAACTCTTGATCCCGACCTCTTTTGTTCTAACTACTCCACCATCAACATATAGTTCACTAGAAATGTGAGCTTGAAGTCCTGAATAATCATTTGTTTTCTTTCTCAATCTTCCATATTCGTCTTTGTAAAAGAGAGATGTTTTGATTGCCTCTTTAAGTGAAGTTTTGGAAGTATGAATGTTGTGTATGTTTTTCATTTTTAAATAGTAATTTTGAGTATTTATAGATTGGTATTAGTAGTGTTATTAATAGATGTTCGTGGTTATTAATCTCATCACTATCTCTTTAGTTAGATGAGTGTGGGGAGGTGTTATTAGATATCCATTCACCCGCTCACTTCGTTCTCTGAGGATATACGTATAACTAACTTGTTGTCTTTAAGTTAGCCCTCCGCCCCTTGTCTTATAAGAACTACCGCCCGCCCCATACGGTAGTAATAGCAGTTAGTTAGCTCTGCTTGTCAGTCAATTTTTAGTTAGGAGTATTTGTTGTATTGTTTGTCTCCTTTATATAGGTAATTGTTCAGGATTCTTACCTAATAATGTGTCTTTGTTTTCTCTTTGCATAAGGATTTCTTTTCCCTCTACTATTCCGACCTCTCCCCTAATAGATGGCTACCGCTCTTTGTAAAGCAATATGACAGGGTAATCCATTTATAAGATGACACAGCTTTACATATAAGTAATAATGATCAGAATATTTGTTTCAAGATGTCGGATGTAAACAAAAAAAATAATAAAGATGATAATCAGACTCTTGAAGAAAGATTAGGACTTGAAGGTCTTAGTGAAGAGGATTTTAACGAAAGAATAGATAAATATTTAATTTCTTTATTTAATCAAAAAGAAGAATTAGGTAAAAAGGAATTTACAGAAAAGGTAATTGAAATTCATCAAACTACTGAATGGTGTGATGGGGAAGATATAGAAATACCTTATGAAGAAACTGAAGAAGATTTAAAAAGATATAATTTATCTCTAGCAGAAATGCATGATTCTAATATGTGTATTTTGGCATGCACTGCTTATAGAAAATTAATGCATCACTTTAATGATAATTTAATCAATCAGTATCCAGAGTTAATCATTAATAAGGATAAATGGGAATTTGAATTTGCCTTAGACGAAGAAGATATAGAAACTATTAATAGTTGGAAAAATGACCAGATCTTATTCCAGATCAGTGATTCAAAAGAAAAATATATAGATGAGCACTATCAAGATATTTTAAAAGCAGTAGATCTAAAACAAATAATAGAAAAATTCTTTATTGATAACAGTTTCATAAAAAAAGAGCAGATTGTATATGGAACTGAGAGTTCATTCCTAGAAGAACTAGAAAAGTTATTTAAAGACGATAGTTATTTAATTAAACTTTTTGGAAGAGGTAAACATTATATTTTCGATGAATATAGAAAACTTGATTCATCTCCAGAAATTAATTTCTTAGGTAAAAAATTAAAAGGTAAAGAATTATTATATGTCTTTCTACAAAGTGGTTCTACAAGAATTATTCCTGAAGACTGTATTAAAGCAGGTTATGAAACTATTGAAGAATTTGAATTAAACCTAGAAATAGCAAAGGAGGAATTTTTTGGTGAAAAGAAATATTGGCCAGAATTATCAAAAATTAATTCTATTAAATCAAAAAGAATAAAATCTAATAATGATCAAATGGCTACTGCAAAACATATTGAATATTTGAGAGAGTTTGAAAGTTTAATTTCTGATAAAAAGAGATATTACAATAATCAAATTTTAGAGATTGGAGAGGACTATGAATATGAATTTGATTTTGATATTTACAAGGATAAAGCTGATATTGCAACCATAGAATTTTTTGATCGAAATTATGAGGAGATTAAAAAATACATTGAAGAGAATTTTAGTAGAGAATTTTTCAATGAAATTGCTGCAGAAAGAGGCTACTCAATCGGTAAATTCAAAGAATTATCTGTTTCTATTTTTAAAGGAAAATATATTAGGTTTTCAGAAGATAAAAATAATCAAAAGTTAATCCCTGAATTTAAGAAGAAAGATTCTGATTTAAAACTGGTTTGTAATCATATAGAAAATAATCTTGGTCCAATAACTTCTATTATCGAAAAACGATCCTCAGCAATTAATCAAAAAAGTAAAGACAACTTTAATATTTATATTTTATACATCGCTCCTTCTTTTAGAAATCCGCATCATACATTAATAACATGTGGCATGAGTTCTTATACAAGCAAAGGAGAAAATATAGAATCTAATCTAGAAATATGTATAAAATTACCCAAAGAATGGAAATTAGATTCAACTTCATTAAAAGAAGAAAAGTATAATTGGCCTTTAAATTTATTATTCGCTACTGCTTTTTATCCTTTCTATTCAGGGGCTTATTTAGATATTTGGCACTCGATAAATTCTAAAGGGTCTTTCCCTTTAAATTGGGACTATGAAGCTACGGTACTTGCTCCTTATTTAGGAATGTCAGATATAAAAATTCCCAAAGAAGATAAAGAAAAAATTATACAGTTTTCATCATTAATGCCAATTTATAAAGAAGAAAGAGAATTAAAGTTGGCTAATTATCAAGATTTTATAGATAGGATTTGGGAAGAAAGAGATAACGAAATTTTCCTTTATAAAGAAAAGAGAGAGAGTTTTGCAAAAGATCTTAAAGAACTAGAAAATAATAATAATCAATTTCAAGAGAATGAAAATGAGGATGGAAATGAAAAATATATTGGATTACAAAACTGGATAGATAATATTTTCAGCAGAGCTAACGAAGAGGAGAATATAAGAGAGAATCTAGAAGCAGTAAAATCAACTTATGAATATATTAAAAAAAAGAAACCAAAATTACTAGCTGAGAAAAATAAATTTTCTATAGATTCCATTTATGCAGTAGCACTCCAAGTCTCATTAAATGCAAATCAAATGGTATACGAAAGAGGAAAAGAAGCAGCTATTGAGCAACTTGCCAGAGATATTATATGGGAAGATATTGAAGTTTATACTCCAGATGCAATTCCACTTGCTCTTGAATATGTAATTCTGTTATGGGGTTCGGAACATCTAATCCCATTTGGCGAGGTAATGAATATGAGGGCGAAGGCATTACGTCTTTCTAAGCTAATAGGATATAGAGAACATCAATCAGAAATTAATAATGAAAGATTACTTTCTTCTGGAAAATATATTTTAACTAAACAAAATTCTGAAGAAAGGATTAATAGACTTATTTTAAAAGCGAGGGATTTTGTAAATACTGATGAAGAGGTTTTCGAAGGTGAGACTGATAATGATTACCATCAAGAAGTTTATGGATCTGCAGTTGCAGTCGCAAATGCTGTACTTAAAGAAATAGAGGCAACTCAAGATG
This region of Prochlorococcus sp. MIT 0604 genomic DNA includes:
- a CDS encoding SAM-dependent methyltransferase encodes the protein MNSLPANNPDWLVKKIIKMGGTISFYDFMNFALNDPINGYYGSGKAELGVRGDFVTSPSLSDDFAFLVGKQIEDWLIQFKSSFLSNQKLAVTEFGAGDGSFMSGLIKYFLENSKNFLEGVSFVIIEPNQGMIEKQKKKLGEFLNLGIDILWKSLEEVEENNINGIVLANEVLDALPVERITFSKGKFLRQAVSIDTKSYKLFFDEMPITSELEKSIELAKSELGITIPPEDALEGWTTEWHIDNLKWLKAIYGKINNGILLIIDYAKEANKYYTSKNSDGTIVSYENQKMMNNVLDSPGNCDITSHVCIDTLINDAETLGFNTVGITKQGEALLALGLAERLYGIQKEFKEDLSNALLRREALLRLVDPLCLGDFKWFVFKKFKEKKMNINSTCLR
- a CDS encoding MarR family winged helix-turn-helix transcriptional regulator, which encodes MTDQDLSREITDIDMAKLAEAIEHFRILDKEIPAQVIACFLYIASHDDCNKIDMEKALKFSSASGSRNTDWLGAFHRLNKPGLGLIVKYRDRTNRRRQVLQLSPKGRILVQELRQILYPKN
- a CDS encoding 5-(carboxyamino)imidazole ribonucleotide synthase; translation: MSLKKNTNDIKKNYSLGIIGGGQLALMLTEAAKKRDLEVCVQTKSCDDPAGSKADHVIEADPLKIRGNKSLINECEKIIFENEWIKIDKLNLIGNNDIFVPSLNAIKPLVDRFSQKKLIDRMNIPCPKWISIEDFKNLSDEEINNWTFPLMAKSNKGGYDGKGNKKIKTKEDLDSFLTENNSDEWLIEEWIEYEKELALVGSRDRTGKIRFFPIVETFQLNHVCDWVLAPGTNEYDLNLFATNIFSSIVNELNYVGVLAIEFFYGDNGLLINEIAPRTHNSAHFSIEACTSSQFDQYVCISSGIMPPEIKMNCEGAIMINLLGLKKNFPISMETRVKMLSEIEGSNIHCYGKSREILGRKMAHITFLLNGKTHSERYDEAQVLLTMVRDIWPSPNG
- the aroB gene encoding 3-dehydroquinate synthase, whose product is MNKRKILVPLGDKSYEVTLEAGILNNISEELLKMGITKNRKILVISNEEISNLYGEKFLNNLKDNQFQAKMFHIKAGESYKNLKTLSEIYDIAFEFGLDRNSIIIALGGGIVGDVSGFAAATWLRGIEYIQIPTTLLSMVDSSVGGKTGVNHPKGKNLIGAFNQPKAVFIDPETLKSLPKREFNAGMAEVIKYGVIRDKELFEYLEIEKNKNELINLKNEYLIKIINSSIKTKSHIVSQDEHENGVRAILNYGHSFGHVIENLCGYGKFLHGEAISIGMNIAGEIAIEKGLWSKEELERQKNLLRSYDLPTQIPKIKKEEVLKILMGDKKVRDGKMRFILPKEIGAVDIYEDVEDSLFLKFFS
- a CDS encoding suppressor of fused domain protein, producing MSDVNKKNNKDDNQTLEERLGLEGLSEEDFNERIDKYLISLFNQKEELGKKEFTEKVIEIHQTTEWCDGEDIEIPYEETEEDLKRYNLSLAEMHDSNMCILACTAYRKLMHHFNDNLINQYPELIINKDKWEFEFALDEEDIETINSWKNDQILFQISDSKEKYIDEHYQDILKAVDLKQIIEKFFIDNSFIKKEQIVYGTESSFLEELEKLFKDDSYLIKLFGRGKHYIFDEYRKLDSSPEINFLGKKLKGKELLYVFLQSGSTRIIPEDCIKAGYETIEEFELNLEIAKEEFFGEKKYWPELSKINSIKSKRIKSNNDQMATAKHIEYLREFESLISDKKRYYNNQILEIGEDYEYEFDFDIYKDKADIATIEFFDRNYEEIKKYIEENFSREFFNEIAAERGYSIGKFKELSVSIFKGKYIRFSEDKNNQKLIPEFKKKDSDLKLVCNHIENNLGPITSIIEKRSSAINQKSKDNFNIYILYIAPSFRNPHHTLITCGMSSYTSKGENIESNLEICIKLPKEWKLDSTSLKEEKYNWPLNLLFATAFYPFYSGAYLDIWHSINSKGSFPLNWDYEATVLAPYLGMSDIKIPKEDKEKIIQFSSLMPIYKEERELKLANYQDFIDRIWEERDNEIFLYKEKRESFAKDLKELENNNNQFQENENEDGNEKYIGLQNWIDNIFSRANEEENIRENLEAVKSTYEYIKKKKPKLLAEKNKFSIDSIYAVALQVSLNANQMVYERGKEAAIEQLARDIIWEDIEVYTPDAIPLALEYVILLWGSEHLIPFGEVMNMRAKALRLSKLIGYREHQSEINNERLLSSGKYILTKQNSEERINRLILKARDFVNTDEEVFEGETDNDYHQEVYGSAVAVANAVLKEIEATQDEESVINVLATSLAGLEGSKLHVLIIWLTYYSLQEEADFSSEEAGNLITKARLESNVISSKQEEEFLKNIKLDDKTTLIKRLIWKVKYWFNWLTSKKRPATFPASSLYRFKYLEPKSLYRGLPEEEVSLILEKAGGLDMHTTLLKWANKKISRGSIKSFNELIDAKDYQNIKGWIGILRTKHEGNKYSNLVDFLFAASADGLFFVYLPFFLYKVSILITPFIILYFALFLRPIYSLNCCDSDTFLPLDLELTKELDNLSKTKIKMFQRIFGAVGIIIYFLLIQLFQLTLINFLLLWTSLILIMSTYDLNIYIYKLRKYGLGEVLAEMTKARKSIGLPF